ATCTCAACCATTTTTTGTTGCGGAAGTATTTACTGGTTTTCCAGGAAAATATGTTTCCTTAAAAGATAATATTCGTGCATTTAAAGGAATTATAGAAGGTGAATTCGATCATCTACCAGAGCAAGCATTTTATATGGTAGGTTCTATTGAAGAAGTTATAGAAAAAGCTAAAAGTTTATAATATTTAGGATATATCTATGAATTTTTATTTAGATGTTGTGAGTGTTGAAAAACGCATATTTTCTGGATTAGTAAAAAAAATACGCGTATCCGGAAGTGAAGGCGAACTTGGTATTTATCCAGGACATGTTCAATTATTAAGTATTATTAAACCTGGTATGGTACATATTTTTCATACAGAAGGAAAAGAAGAATGTATTTATATATCTGGAGGTATATTAGAAGTTCAACCATCTATTGTTTCTATCTTATCAGATATCGCTATTCCTGCTGTTGATTTAGATCGTAGATCTATTTTACAAGCAAAAAAAAATGCAGAAAAAAAAATTAATAATGAAAATTTAAAAATAAAAAAAAATGATATTTTATTAGAAATTTCTAAAGAAATTGCAAAATTACGTGTTCTTGAAATGATGGATAAATTCAAATGAAAAAACATTTCGCGGCTGGTTTTTTCCTGCCGCAAGTATTTTAAAGATGTTATAGTTGATTAAAATTTTTTCATATATCAATATTTTCTGCTTTTAAAGCATTTTTTTCTATAAATTTTCGTCTAGGTTCAACTGCATCTCCCATTAAGGTATTAAATAAATTATTCGCAGAGATTGCATCTTGAATACTAACTTGTAACATATTTCTAGTTTCAGGATTCATGGTTGTATTCCATAATTGTTCTGGATTCATTTCTCCTAATCCTTTATAACGTTGTATAAATAAACCACGTTTAGATTGTTGGATTAACCATTCTAAAGTGTTTTTTATATTATCTATTTTATAGCTAGATCCTGTTTTTTCTACAAAAACTTCATGTATAAAAAAATTTTGAAATATTTTACCTAAATTAGTAATCAAGAAATATTCTTTACTTTTAAAAAAATCTGCTTTAAATTCATATTTAACATGATATGAGTATCTAGAGATTTTTATAGTAGGTTCAAATATATTTTGATGTATGTTCTTTTTTATTTCTGTAGAATAAGAATTATTATTATAATCTTTTTTATTCAATTTATCTGATAAAGTATTTATCCAAATTTCTACTGTATTAATATTATTTAAATTATCTAAATGAGGATGATAAATAAGTTCATTTAAAATTACTTTTGGAAAGTAATGTTTGTTTTTTTCCATGATAATTAGAATTGAATTATATTCAGATATCATTTTTTTAAATTTTTGTATGTTTTTATTAATATCAGGATTATTATTACTTTTTAACATTAAATCTTTTAGAGCATTTTTAATTTGATATTTATTCATGTCTTGATCATTTTTAATATATTCTTCTTTTTTTCCTTTTTTTACTTTGTATAATGGAGGTTGTGCAATATAAATATGTCCTTTTTCAATTAATTCTGGTAATTGACGATAAAAAAAAGTTAAAAGTAATGTTCGAAT
The sequence above is a segment of the Buchnera aphidicola str. G002 (Myzus persicae) genome. Coding sequences within it:
- a CDS encoding F0F1 ATP synthase subunit epsilon, which produces MNFYLDVVSVEKRIFSGLVKKIRVSGSEGELGIYPGHVQLLSIIKPGMVHIFHTEGKEECIYISGGILEVQPSIVSILSDIAIPAVDLDRRSILQAKKNAEKKINNENLKIKKNDILLEISKEIAKLRVLEMMDKFK